Part of the Scyliorhinus canicula chromosome 13, sScyCan1.1, whole genome shotgun sequence genome, catacaccatgtggcagtaagatagtctggtcaggttagcctcaggtctccagtcaactcagcatagtgtcaacccacagttaaagcatgtatgatagttaagagttcaataaaatcgagttgtatttcttcaagtgttggaagcctgtctctctcaccactgaggtaaacgcagtcctcgcagacccagcttacccaacacatcatggtaccatgaTGTTACTCTGTGGTACTCTGTGGTACTCACAGTTATgtctgacaatggtccttgcttcttcagccaggagtggacggattttgcccggctgtacaattttaggcacgtcacatcaagcccccactacccccagtcgaatgggaaggctgaaaaaggggtccacatcgttaaaagactgttgtgcaaagctacTGACTCGGGtttggatttcaacctggcgctgttagcctacagggcgactcctttgtccgctggcctgtccccagtatagctcctaatgaaccgcacactgcggacgacggtgccggctatccacatcccggaccttgacaattttccggtcctgcaggggatgcaacagtctcgggctcAATAAAAGTCGGTGTACGATactcatgccacagatctccctgctttggtccctgctgaccgcatttgtgttcagctacctgatggtggctgctctgccacagctgtggtggtcaagcaagtggccccgagatcattcctCGTTCGTATGAATGATGGCTCCTtccttcggcgtaataggcgggcactgcggctacttccacgcccgccacctgaccgtgatgtcccgcctcgcatgctggttcctcaCGGGCGCGCccttccatgaggccaccgatctgccagttattctaccgacctctacattggaggcagttccgcccgttcaggtgcaggcggcccctgacccacccttgaggtggtcaaccagaaaTCGTCACCCACcagagagactgaatttatagactgaatttaTGGACTGAATgatgcattaccttgtgatccatttacacatctgtacatattgtttttttcctaatttgttatctgccctctatctgcactagacaccttcccatgtaaatacgttagcatACTTTGTATATattcaggctcctgtacacacacactcactatttattgacctgcacacattttttttaaaaaagggggggagttgtcataatacacacacaggtatatgatggtgcacagacaggcgctgattgacacacaggatgaccagtgaacacacagaacacagcagccaatcaccagacaggacacggccactataaagccagagggcactagttttcccgctctctcgggatgcagcctctgagacaatcagagcttgtgagcagcatctagaacatacaccatgtggcagtaagatagactggtcaggttagcctcaggtctccagtcaactcagcatagtgtcaacccacagttaaaatatgtatgatagttaagaattcaataaaatcgagttgcatttcttcaagtgttggacgcctgtctctctcaccactgcagtaaacgcagtcctcgcagacccagcttacccaacacatcaactccCATCAATAACGTCTTGCCcagcacaaaaaaatcaatccgagagtacactctgtgcactccttcactcttggcctcccaaacctccatgagtccagcccccaccccaccatgcccTCCAAGAACCCTTTCCGCTCCTTCGCCGCCGCCGATACCCTCCACGAAATCAGGCTCAATCAGTCCAGCCCtggatcaatgaccgtgttaacgtctcccccccataatcaaccagTGCGAGTCCAGTTCCAGGATATTCCCCAGCACTCGCCTCATAAACTCCATATCATccaaatttggggcataaacatttaccaggaccattggcatcccctccagcttcccagttACCATCACAAACTTTCCCCCTGAATCTGGTACTATATTCCCCATCTCAAACGCCACCCGTTTATTTACTAGCACCGCCACCCCCGCATCTTTATGTCTAATCCAGAATGGAAAACTTGCCCTACCCACCCATTCCTTACTCTTGTCTGATCCCTGATCTTCAAGTGTGTTTTCTTGTAAAAAGGCCACATCCGCCTACAAGCTCCTCACGTGCGTGAAAACACACGATTGTTTAACTAGCCCATACTGCTCCCTCATATTCCATGTGACCAGTCTGGTCGGAGggcacacccctcaccccaccccaccctgccgaTCATCAACTATACCCCTTCTTCGGCCAGCCCCCGGCTAATGCCGCgcaaccctccaggcccacccttaGATGTCCACCATCAGCACTTCCTCCCATGCTATGCCACAGCAACAACACCTTTGTCAGCAgaatccccccccttcccctgaacAAAATAACAACTCCATCTCCCTGTGCTACACTAACCACCtgatcaccccccactgcgctcccttttactagcccacccagctagcctggcagcccctgccCCAGGCACCTGAGCCTCCTACCCATCAGCtgatttcccaccccccccccacccccccccccccaccctccccacccccaccccaccactcggacacctcacaaacaacaatgaaacaagaaaaaaggtgcactcaccctcaaCGCAACAAAACATCTCAAAGGAAAAAAATTCtccaacaaacaaaaaaaaaagagacaggaACAAATGGACAGAAAAGGCACCCAtctcctcacacctcctccacagttcaatgaACTCCTGCTAGTCCATTGTCTCTTTAAaaactccatcacctcctctggtgtTCTAAAATAATGTTCTCAGCTAttaaaagtcacccagaggtgggCTGGGCACcaacaatttgcatgcccacgctGGCGTGCAGCATAGAATTTATTCACGTTtggaccggagcatggcattccattaaGTGCCCGGcactgtgacattatacaaacgtacagcatgtgaagagttaatgttatgttaaaactAGCCACTAGATAGAGCTAAGGGACATACTATATATTGCACTGTCTCTTGGACTTCTGGGGGAAGTCCAAAGCAGAGTCGGTTAGAGCTGAAGGAGACAAGTTTCAAAGTGTATTGCAGAGCTAGTTAAGATATTATAGTTATAGTTAGTCgatagatagtgttagtgagtgtagtttaattcttacatatGTGTTTACTATTTAGAATAAGTGttgaactcaaatttagtagtgttaataaaattagtttagttcttcaaaagagctttgtgtatctttgtgatcactatgcCTTCCATCTGGAAaatccctcacaaagatcaccacaggcAGCACTCCCGATTTTTGGCTGACGCGTTTCCTGATTACGGAGTCGGtcaacgaagaatcccgccccttgagtTCGAGATTCATCCCCTGGAGATATATCCTACACACGTGGTCCTGAAGACACATGACTTTTCCTGAGTTCTCACATGGCATAGGAATTACAAGCAGGTATCTTCTGCCCATTCGCATTCTAAAAATCCCCGTTACCTCTTTTAGTACCTAGTTAATACCTTATATAAACTATTCATTTTAATTCAAAAGCAAAATGCATCAGAGTGCGGAATTCTGGTGCTGTAACATGCTAAGATGTTCCAGCATTGCAACTGTCCCACATCCACCTCAGCTTCCAGCAGCCAAAAACATTTTAGCCATGTGGTGTAATGGTACCAAATCTGGGATAAGAAATTTCTGAATAAATATTTCCTCTCCTTTCTCCTCTTCTAATCCTCCTCCCTCCAATCAGGCTTCTAAACAGATGAGAGCAAGCAGCCAGGCTTCCTTCAACTTAattacatttaatcaaagttccCATTCAGCAGAACAGTTTTATCATTGCATTGAACTAGACACAATGAGTCAACTGAGAAAATTGAAACAATTAGCAGACATGAGGTTCAAGTGTAATAAAACAAACTGTCAATAGGATATTAAAACTCTTTGGGGTATATCTGTTTTGTATATGTATTTTAAGCATAAATGGAGCCATAAAACATTTGGAAATCTGTGAATTTCTAGCTTGTTTTACAGCAAAGGCTAATAATAGACAACAAAGCCCAGTCATTTAAgaaattatatatatatgtattttgACATAATATACACATATTTTAGAAACCTGATAAACAAAAGACAAATTACATGCAAAATAAATAATAGAAAGTGTCACCCTTTAACAGTAGTCCCTGGCTTTTAGAAACATTAGAAAATATAGTTATGTAGAAGCAATACAAACAATAATTTAAACATTCACTGGTCAATTCAATCTACATTGCAGATTGCATTCAATTTCCGTCTGATGGTAATGTGATAAAAATGATTGTTCATGCCTGACAATAAAGACATTTAAACATAACGATGCAGTAGAGAATCATTATTTTGTTGACAATAGGCTATTTTGGCTATAAGTCTGTGTTTTACATTGAACATCGTTAGTATATGTTAACAGCAAGTTACAAAGTCATGTTTTTTTAACAAACCAGCATTTTGTAAATGCACAAGGTAAGTGCAAGAAATGCGGCATTTCTCCATGTATCCATGAAATtaaattttcaattttttttcatgAAATAAGACAAAGTTAGCCCTATTTCAGAAAGGCAGTATCCTTAAAAAATCAGAATTTGATGATTTGGCTGCCATGTCAGGGAATTGCTTGAGAATACTGTTGTGTGCCTGCACAGGTCGAATAGTTGCTGAAATGAAGTGCCCCCCTAAGTTCTGCCAGTGCTGTAGATTGGTGCACCAACATTGGTCACTGTCTTCAGTCAACTAGGTGAGAACATTGGGTGTGGAAGTGGGAAAACGTCAACTCTTAACCAGTGAGAAAATACAAATTGTCCATCCAGAGTCTGTCACACCATGTCAACTTCCATGTCTGTAGCATTAATAAAACCGAATGAGTAAATGAGTAATGTGTAAAAGCAGCACCAACAATAAAGAATGCCATCAAATTTGACTGGCGTTGCTTGTATAAATGCAAATGGCGTGTTTGAACCTTTGTATTTGTGAACTTTCTGATGACAAGGAAACTTGCATAAAATGTGGAAAAGCGAACTTTAAAATAAAACGCTTTTTAAAATTTGTCTTCCTCTGTGGACAGTTGTGGAGTCCTCATCAGTCAGAGAATCAACATCATCTTTATCCTCTCTGTTCTTTTTTGGAAAGCTCTTCCAAAAGTTCCTTCACTTCATTATTATTTGGGTCTGAGCATACCGTTCTCTTCTTTAATTTGAATCTGAAAAGAAGCAGAATAGATTTACAATGTGAAATACATATGATACAGACTCTTAATAATAGTCTGTAATTCCAGAACACAGAGAGAGCCACTGTTTTGAATACTTACACCACAGCTTCAATTTTGCAGAGACCATCATTTTGCTGGATGTAGTAGTCCTTGATTCTCTTCAAGGAAGGGACTGAAACTGAGTATTTGCGGCAGCAGGTCTTCAGTTTTGGATTAGGAACTGGAATTTAAAGTTGAAAAGCATGTTATTTGCTGCTTTAATGAAAGAAAAGGAAAACTCTGGAGCAACCTATTTAAGAGCAGACTGATGAGTTTATTGTGCTGCACGTGACAGCCTGACAGCAGCACATGTTGCCTGAAATCTGAAACTGTGCCATTTCCGCTGTTGAATGCAAGTCAATTGGCAtaacattaattttaaaatgtcattGTTACTTCAAGGAACACATGTAAAAACCTATCTTGCTTTTTCTTGTACTAAAAgcaatttttgaaagcaaaatCTACACCCTTATAACTAATCTGATGATTGTTCTTAACCAATAAGAGTACAGGACATAATGTGATAAGTTTGATTGGTGATATGTTATAGATCACATTGCTAATCATTAATTACAAAATCTCACCTCAGATTAGGCTAATTTTAAAGAACAGTTTTTAAACTTAGTGTAGGACTGATGGAGGTACAGGATGAATTTGGATTTCAATATTTTCTTGTAATTCTACTTGACATGATAAGACAGCATTTGCGTATGTATGCATGCACCATTAGATCATTTGAAATGTCAGTGTTGGTTCATCTGTTAAATGACCCATCAATAGTGTCTTTCGATAGTCATTGGCGATGTCGCATTACAAGACTTGATAAAGAtttataataatccttattgatatcagtggagaccagtactgaaaggAAAGTGCACTGGAACCATATAGGCCGGCACCAGCTGGTAGGTGAATTACTCTTTAGACGGAGAAGATGTAGTGAACCTCCAGGGCTATTCTAATAGAGAACCCTTAAGTTAATGTAGTTCTtgtgggtttaaaaaaaataaatttagagtacccaattcattttttccaattaaggggcaatttagcatgtccagtccatctaacctgcacatctttggcatgtgtgagcaaaacccacgcaaacacggggagaatgtgcaaactccacatggacagtgacccagaggcgggatcaaacctgggacctcagcgcgtgaggcagcaatgctaatcactgtgccaccatgctgccactctCGTGAGTTTTGTTGATTTAGAATCACACACAGTGAAATGTTGTAACCATGCTGATCATGCCCAACCatcaattattattatattaaatcAAAATTGCTGTTTCAACAACACTGAATTATTCAGTGTACAAGTTGAAAATACTTTTCAAGTATTGAAAGTAATTGTTTCATGTTTGTCAATCAATTATTGTCAATcatgaaaaaaatgaaaccatcGAAAAACATAACCAAGTATTAGAAGATATTCTGTGGCCGTTGCGAGGAAATCTGTTTAGCTATTTCACTTAAAAGTTATTTATATTTGTTGACATGTTCAGAACAGTCCCACACATGGTATTGTTAAACGTATTGAAATTTGGTTTGAATGAAATTTCAAACCTCACTTAAAGATGAACAATTTGACAGGATTCTCTAATATCTGTCAGTTGTTGCATTATAAAATGTACTTAGGTGACAAGGTTTCAGGAAAGCAGACAGTAAAGAGAACAAAATAACAGAGATGCAATGACTTCTCTCTCACCTGCTGACACAGTGAACACAATGACGCTGAGACAAAACAGCACCGCAAGAACTTGCTTCATTTTCTCAAAATGGATTTCCTCACTGACTGGACGAAATGAAAACTCGAACATTTCTTTGAAACGGAGCTTGTATATATATCCCTTCAGACGGTCAGCTTCCTGTCTAAATTCCGTGAAGGGAGGTGGTGAAGGGGAGGTGAGTTTCTGTGCCCCTGTGGAAAGTCTGATGAGGCGATTAGATTTACGCACCAGCCCCCGGTTCCCATTTATATTTAGCTGTTTCCTTTACATTTCTCTTCATTTGAAACAAGTTTTCACAGAAAGCATTGATTTTGTGGCCATCACTGAAGGACCTTTAATTCTTTCAAACTCCTGGTTATTTTGTTTGATCATGGGCAAATCTGTCACGTTCAGAAAAGCTGGTTTTCCGTTCTTCAGTCGACTTCTCAATTTCCTGCAGCTCACTTTTTCGGTGCGTCTCATTAACATATCTTTATGCCTCATCTAAACCACAGATCCACCCCCAAAGGACAACATGGAACAACTGATCTGCTTCCATATTCATTACTAAAGTACAACCATCATATAAAGAAAGTATATTTGGTTCTTTGTACCAGAGGTCAGCTGAAGGTCAGCCATTGGACACACACATTGACTGCCTTTTGTTTCAAGCTGTGGAACCTTGATTGTCCGATATTATCTGGAAGGTGTGCAGGTAACTCAGACTGCAGTTGATCTAAGCCCATCTGGTCTAAACTTTTGTGTCAAAGATGGATTTAAAACTTGTTCTGATACAAACCAAAGTTGAAGCCCATCGATGTAAAAATAAAAGCTTAACCTGATTTCAGTTCCCCAAACTCACCTGATTCAGAACATCTACTTGCTGCATGAAGAAGTTTCAGCAAAGTGCAGGATATTGTCCCCAAGAATCAAATACCaccggcatagtggttagcactgctccttcacagtgccagggacccgggttcaattctagccttgggcggttgtctgtgtggagtttgcacgttctccccgtgtctgcgtgggtttcctccaggtgctccggtttcctccaacagaccaaaaatgagcaggttaggtggacaggccacgctcaattgcctcaaagtggccaaaggttaggtgtagttatggggatggggtggagagtgggccgagggtaggatgctctttcgaagggtgggtgcagattcgatgggctcccctgcactgtggggattctatggtccAGTTGGCAGACATTAATTAACGTGCACAGTAAGAACTTCAAAATAGTGACTGCAGCAAGTGGATTGGACAGATAAGTCGGCATCTAAAGTGgtgcctgatgtaccatcaattgaacgcgagacgagttactgaacaaaagtatggctttaatatactagatgttaagccctgcggtcgattacagtagaaggacgaccgccgggagtactgggtatttataccccgccctggaggcggggctaactcagcctctcgaccaatcggggagaggcacatgaccgaccagggccaatggtaagccggtgttctgcaccaatggcaggcagctatgctaattataccaccacattcaccccttgcggaaaaagaagccggggggggggggtgtcaacgagagctggggggggggggaaactggtggtatgagtagtaaggagataaaaaatgtatccttggctacccactggcccagacatttagcaacagtacatagtgtccatacaaggtccatggtggtgttgaagttaa contains:
- the LOC119976623 gene encoding C-C motif chemokine 17-like, producing MFEFSFRPVSEEIHFEKMKQVLAVLFCLSVIVFTVSAVPNPKLKTCCRKYSVSVPSLKRIKDYYIQQNDGLCKIEAVVFKLKKRTVCSDPNNNEVKELLEELSKKEQRG